Proteins encoded within one genomic window of Arachis stenosperma cultivar V10309 unplaced genomic scaffold, arast.V10309.gnm1.PFL2 arast.V10309.gnm1.Scaffold_100031, whole genome shotgun sequence:
- the LOC130960010 gene encoding uncharacterized protein LOC130960010 produces MCDLGASINLIPSSLVKKLHIEEVKSVQMSLELVDKSMVHPRGVVENLLVKVDRFIYPADFVVLESDEDDGDSVILGRPFLATARAIIDIEKGELTLRMHDQSVTLKVLPEAQFSEKKKDYMEIDKGGSQLKEEHDNESHSNTPKPRILQTNEEAQEDIGILTTEKRDPQEKPMARKERPTTGKMKHRNKTKRGWKNRRIPT; encoded by the coding sequence ATGTGCGATCTCGGAGCAAGTATTAACTTAATACCATCTTCCCTGGTGAAAAAGCTGCACATAGAGGAAGTCAAATCAGTGCAAATGTCTCTGGAGCTGGTAGATAAGTCAATGGTGCACCCTAGGGGTGTAGTTGAAAATCTGTTGGTTAAGGTGGACAGGTTCATATATCCTGCTGACTTTGTGGTCCTAGAGTCAGACGAGGATGATGGTGACTCTGTTATACTAGGAAGGCCAttcttggccactgctagagccatcaTAGACATAGAGAAAGGGGAGTTGACTCTCAGGATGCATGATCAGAGTGTCACTCTGAAGGTCTTACCAGAAGCACAGTTTAGTGAAAAGAAGAAAGACTATATGGAAATTGATAAGGGAGGATCACAGCTGAAGGAAGAACATGACAATGAAAGTCACAGCAACACTCCAAAGCCAAGGATTTTGCAAACTAATGAAGAAGCCCAAGAAGATATTGGAATATTAACCACTGAGAAGAGAGATCCCCAAGAGAAGCCCATGGCCAGAAAAGAAAGACCAACAACAGGAAAGATGAAACacagaaacaaaacaaaaaggggTTGGAAGAACAGGAGGATTCCAACATAA